A genomic region of Trifolium pratense cultivar HEN17-A07 linkage group LG3, ARS_RC_1.1, whole genome shotgun sequence contains the following coding sequences:
- the LOC123918254 gene encoding receptor-like cytoplasmic kinase 176 translates to MMMGCCFSAKVKAESPTHNGLNSKVGGREEDVSSGLSRKASSPHLLLTSRTEGEILQSINLKSFTINEIRTATRNFRPDSMVGEGGFGSVFKGWIDEHTLAPTKPGTGFVIAVKRLNQESSQGHIEWLTEINYLGQLRHPNLVKLVGYCLEDDYRILVYEFVTKGSLDNHLFRRASYFQPLSWKIRMKIALDSAKGLAFLHSDEVEVIYRDFKTSNILIDSDYNAKLSDFGMAKDGPEGGKSHVSTRVMGTPGYAAPEYLATGHLTKKSDVYSFGVVLLEIMSGKRVLDKNRPTKEHNLVEWAKPLLISKRKIFQVMDARIEGQYSTREAMKVAQIAMQCMSVEQKYRPNIDEVVRSLEQLQDLNDKTNGISSSSSGLDQLGKSVDESLTGEGSSNISSSASPLRSS, encoded by the exons ATGATGATGGGTTGCTGCTTTAGTGCAAAGGTCAAAGCTGAGAGTCCTACACATAATG GTTTGAATTCAAAGGTTGGTGGAAGAGAAGAGGATGTTTCGAGCGGTTTAAGCAGAAAGGCATCTTCTCCACATTTGCTTTTAACTTCTAGGACTGAGGGTGAGATATTGCAATCCATCAATTTGAAGTCTTTCACAATCAATGAAATAAGAACCGCGACAAGGAACTTTCGTCCAGATAGTATGGTCGGTGAAGGTGGATTTGGTTCCGTATTTAAGGGTTGGATCGATGAGCACACACTAGCCCCTACTAAACCAGGTACTGGTTTTGTCATTGCTGTCAAGAGGCTTAACCAAGAAAGCAGTCAGGGGCATATTGAATGGTTG ACAGAAATCAATTACCTTGGACAGCTTCGTCATCCTAATCTTGTGAAATTGGTTGGTTACTGCTTAGAAGATGACTACCGGATTTTGGTATATGAATTTGTGACAAAAGGAAGTTTGGATAATCATTTGTTTAGAA GAGCTTCTTACTTTCAGCCACTCTCTTGGAAAATCCGAATGAAGATAGCTCTTGATTCTGCTAAGGGACTTGCATTTCTTCACAGTGATGAAGTCGAAGTGATATATCGAGACTTCAAAACTTCTAATATCTTGATTGATTCT GACTATAATGCAAAACTCTCCGATTTTGGGATGGCAAAAGATGGACCGGAAGGTGGTAAGAGCCATGTCTCTACAAGGGTAATGGGCACCCCTGGTTATGCAGCACCTGAGTATCTAGCAACAG GTCACCTGACCAAAAAGAGCGATGTATACAGTTTTGGAGTCGTTCTTTTAGAAATTATGTCAGGCAAACGTGTATTGGATAAAAACAGGCCAACTAAGGAGCATAATTTAGTTGAATGGGCGAAACCTTTACTTATCAGTAAACGCAAAATATTTCAAGTCATGGATGCTCGTATTGAAGGTCAATACTCGACGCGTGAAGCAATGAAAGTAGCTCAGATTGCAATGCAATGTATGTCGGTAGAACAAAAATATAGACCAAACATTGATGAGGTGGTGAGATCATTGGAACAACTTCAGGATCTCAATGACAAAACAAATGGTATTAGTTCAAGCAGCAGCGGTTTAGATCAGCTTGGAAAAAGTGTCGATGAATCACTAACCGGAGAAGGTAGTTCTAATATAAGTTCATCTGCTTCTCCTCTTCGATCTTCATAA